In Desulfomonilaceae bacterium, one genomic interval encodes:
- a CDS encoding sigma 54-interacting transcriptional regulator encodes MSKKSDKIVEANLSHHPGGPEFSLNNSDLRSLSQSEAEFNRYDVTYQLLLDSFREPMCVVNHEGRVIDCNAAACGSFDLKRNDLLTSVVPALAPTAILDKPQNMFPNIIKDPKMFQKHVQINGLKYQSTYIPVSTTGDKIDGVSIVCRNVTANSAEDRFLVNNYDQLDPSLKQKSNDLAEANRLLKLEVDERLRAESELRQINKLYKTVVETSKDIISTMTLDLKYTYVSSSVINALGYTPEEMLKLNALETMTPESRHNIVTSLKDWLEKGSSGADPAQNSRTEEAQQYMKNGQVRWAEITGTFLRDENGKPYGIVTTSRDITDRKRLESELQDSLRLLEQRVRERTSDLESINEKLMLEISQRRVTEQRLIDSEKRFGAMFEGALDCVFLKDTNLKITHVNPAMLELTRKPLSAFIGKTFEKVFGMTRSASIKDADLKTLNGETVDTEFSLKISGRLITFSSVRFPIRNSEGTVVGICGILRDITDRKAHTSKTITFPSKSFSPIFQDTLRELALVAGTDSTVLLMGESGVGKDYLAKFLHEKSRRAGSPFFAVNCAALPPNLAESELFGHEHGSFTGSGSLKRGLLELAESGTLLLNEIGDLPANFQAKLLTFLDTQSFTRVGGEKLIKINARILAATNKNLVDEVESGNFRTDLFFRLNVFTLVVPPLRDRLEDLPLICNDLIVGLSQRFGMPRIPVIKPKALKMLEQYHWPGNIRELRNVLERALIIAERGDITEDHIIGIRQAPKSKPPSPFQGPKGTTDQASISHAIIDLKKSLIEKALLKCNGNVTKAAESLGMTRNSLKYHMKKNKIKRKN; translated from the coding sequence ATGTCGAAAAAGTCCGACAAAATTGTAGAGGCAAACCTCTCACATCATCCTGGCGGTCCAGAGTTTTCTTTAAATAATAGTGATCTTAGATCCTTATCCCAAAGTGAAGCCGAATTCAATCGTTATGATGTGACATACCAGCTTCTTCTGGATTCTTTTCGCGAACCGATGTGCGTAGTAAATCATGAGGGGCGTGTCATTGATTGCAATGCCGCAGCCTGCGGTTCTTTCGATCTGAAAAGAAATGATCTATTAACCTCTGTGGTTCCGGCCCTGGCTCCAACCGCCATTCTTGACAAACCCCAAAATATGTTTCCGAATATCATCAAAGATCCAAAAATGTTTCAAAAACATGTTCAGATCAATGGCCTCAAGTATCAAAGCACGTATATTCCGGTATCCACTACTGGCGATAAAATTGATGGTGTTTCAATAGTTTGTCGGAATGTAACCGCCAATAGCGCTGAAGATAGATTCTTGGTTAACAACTATGATCAACTTGATCCTAGCCTCAAACAAAAATCTAATGACCTAGCAGAGGCCAATCGCCTGCTAAAGCTGGAGGTAGATGAACGATTGCGAGCAGAAAGTGAACTAAGACAAATCAACAAACTGTATAAGACTGTTGTTGAAACCTCAAAAGACATTATATCGACGATGACGCTTGATTTGAAGTACACGTATGTGAGTTCATCAGTGATAAACGCCCTCGGTTACACGCCTGAAGAAATGTTGAAACTCAATGCGCTTGAGACCATGACCCCAGAATCAAGACACAATATAGTAACATCGCTTAAGGACTGGTTGGAGAAAGGATCGTCGGGGGCGGATCCTGCGCAGAACTCACGGACGGAAGAAGCTCAGCAATACATGAAAAACGGACAGGTCAGGTGGGCGGAAATAACTGGAACCTTCTTAAGGGACGAAAATGGGAAACCTTACGGAATCGTAACAACGTCGAGGGACATCACGGACAGGAAGCGGCTAGAGAGCGAATTGCAGGATTCGTTGAGGCTCTTGGAACAGAGAGTAAGGGAAAGGACATCTGACCTAGAATCAATAAATGAGAAGCTCATGCTCGAGATTAGCCAGCGGAGAGTGACGGAACAAAGACTTATTGATAGTGAAAAGAGATTTGGGGCCATGTTTGAAGGAGCGCTTGATTGCGTGTTTCTCAAGGACACAAATCTTAAAATTACGCATGTTAACCCTGCAATGTTGGAACTGACCAGGAAACCGTTGTCTGCATTCATTGGCAAGACGTTTGAAAAGGTTTTTGGAATGACTAGGTCTGCTAGTATAAAAGACGCAGACCTGAAAACCCTGAATGGGGAAACGGTTGATACGGAGTTTTCACTTAAGATATCCGGCAGATTAATCACATTTAGCAGTGTTCGTTTTCCGATCAGAAACAGTGAAGGCACCGTGGTGGGAATATGCGGAATTCTTCGGGATATAACAGATAGAAAAGCTCATACCAGCAAGACGATTACTTTCCCATCCAAATCATTTTCACCAATTTTTCAGGACACTCTGCGTGAGTTGGCGTTAGTGGCAGGCACAGACAGCACGGTCCTGTTAATGGGCGAAAGTGGTGTTGGCAAAGACTATCTTGCGAAATTCCTGCATGAGAAATCAAGAAGAGCGGGAAGCCCCTTCTTTGCTGTTAATTGCGCCGCATTACCTCCCAACCTTGCTGAATCTGAGTTGTTCGGCCATGAACATGGTTCTTTTACGGGATCCGGATCGCTGAAACGTGGGCTGCTGGAATTAGCTGAATCAGGAACCCTTCTGCTGAACGAAATTGGAGACCTTCCAGCTAACTTTCAGGCAAAGCTGCTAACCTTTCTGGACACTCAATCATTTACTCGTGTTGGCGGTGAGAAACTCATAAAAATTAATGCCCGTATCCTAGCCGCAACCAACAAAAATCTTGTCGATGAGGTCGAATCCGGTAATTTCAGAACTGATCTTTTCTTTCGATTGAATGTTTTTACACTGGTGGTACCACCCCTCAGGGACAGGCTTGAGGATTTACCACTAATATGTAACGATTTGATTGTGGGCCTATCGCAGAGATTTGGAATGCCTCGGATACCTGTCATTAAGCCTAAAGCCTTGAAAATGCTGGAACAATACCATTGGCCCGGAAACATCAGGGAACTCCGAAATGTTCTTGAGAGAGCATTGATCATAGCTGAACGAGGTGACATCACAGAAGACCATATAATTGGGATAAGACAGGCGCCTAAATCGAAACCTCCCAGCCCATTTCAGGGTCCAAAGGGAACAACTGACCAGGCATCGATAAGTCATGCGATCATTGACTTGAAAAAATCGTTAATTGAAAAGGCTTTGCTCAAATGTAACGGGAATGTAACTAAAGCTGCAGAATCGTTGGGAATGACCAGGAACTCTCTAAAATATCACATGAAAAAAAACAAGATAAAAAGAAAGAATTAA